In a genomic window of Streptomyces roseoviridis:
- a CDS encoding DoxX family protein, translated as MNSLASRLNQAQPYALGLFRIVIGLLFACHGAASLFGVLGGAGGSGATLPAGSWPGWYAAVIQLVAGALVILGLGTRGAAFLASGSMAYAYFDVHQPQALFPLQNAGEPAALFCWAFLLLVFTGPGALALDTLFRPRTATSGTQPEGEDRKTAPATA; from the coding sequence ATGAACTCGCTTGCGAGCCGCCTGAACCAGGCCCAGCCCTACGCGCTCGGCCTCTTCCGGATCGTCATCGGCCTGCTCTTCGCCTGCCACGGCGCCGCCTCGCTCTTCGGCGTGCTCGGGGGCGCCGGCGGCAGTGGCGCCACCCTGCCGGCCGGCAGCTGGCCGGGCTGGTACGCGGCCGTCATCCAGCTCGTCGCGGGCGCCCTGGTCATCCTCGGCCTCGGCACCCGCGGCGCGGCGTTCCTCGCCTCCGGCTCCATGGCCTACGCGTACTTCGACGTCCACCAGCCGCAGGCCCTCTTCCCCCTCCAGAACGCCGGCGAGCCCGCCGCCCTCTTCTGCTGGGCCTTCCTCCTCCTGGTCTTCACGGGCCCGGGCGCCCTGGCCCTCGACACCCTCTTCCGCCCCCGCACCGCGACGTCCGGCACCCAGCCGGAGGGCGAGGACCGAAAGACGGCACCGGCCACCGCGTGA
- a CDS encoding HNH endonuclease family protein, whose translation MSAVRVYARRAAVLAASAAVTATGLLATAPAAQAAPPTPVSAATARTYLSSLTVKAEGSSTGYSRDLFPHWITQSGTCNTREVVLKRDGVNVVTDSNCASVSGSWYSEYDGVTWTLASDIDIDHVIPLAEAWRSGANSWTTSQRQSFANDLTRPQLIAVTDNVNQAKGDQDPAEWLPPRTSYRCTYARMWVHVKYHWNLSVDSAEKSALQSVLNAC comes from the coding sequence ATGTCCGCCGTCCGCGTCTACGCGCGTCGAGCCGCCGTCCTCGCCGCCTCCGCCGCCGTCACCGCCACGGGCCTGCTCGCCACCGCCCCCGCCGCCCAGGCCGCCCCGCCGACCCCGGTCAGCGCGGCCACCGCCCGGACGTACCTGAGCTCGCTCACGGTGAAGGCGGAAGGTTCCTCCACCGGTTACAGCCGGGACCTCTTCCCGCACTGGATCACCCAGTCGGGCACCTGCAACACGCGTGAGGTGGTGCTCAAGCGGGACGGCGTCAACGTCGTGACCGACTCCAATTGCGCGTCAGTGAGTGGGAGTTGGTACTCGGAGTACGACGGGGTCACCTGGACCCTCGCCTCCGACATCGACATCGACCACGTCATCCCGCTGGCCGAGGCATGGCGGTCGGGCGCCAACTCCTGGACCACCAGTCAGCGGCAGTCCTTCGCCAACGACCTGACGCGCCCGCAGCTCATCGCGGTCACGGACAACGTCAACCAGGCGAAGGGCGACCAGGACCCGGCGGAGTGGCTGCCGCCGCGCACCTCGTACCGCTGCACGTACGCGCGGATGTGGGTGCACGTCAAGTACCACTGGAACCTCAGCGTCGACTCGGCGGAGAAGAGCGCGCTGCAGTCGGTCCTCAACGCCTGCTGA